A region of Reichenbachiella carrageenanivorans DNA encodes the following proteins:
- a CDS encoding DUF2339 domain-containing protein produces the protein MEGFIVLLLIVLLILLVKLMGRIDKVDAKVQSVYDELKGRSNAVSGRPVAQPLEESPKPVEKPSVAPEEPVVDKTPDVIRQVIAQSQAPQVTPAALVKKKKIKAPPKPSFMERNPDLEKFIGENLMSKIGIVIFVIGMGFLVKLGIDNEVITESMRVAIGVLIGGGMIGLAHYMRTTFSKFSSILIGGALAVLYFTIALAFHEYALLPQTAAFIIMVVITAFGVLLSIAYDRKELAVLAIIGGFGTPFFVSTGSGNYLMLLTYILILDIGMLTLVYFKKWNVINYLAYGFTYVLFIGVYISEFINDEVGARWPLFFFLTGFYLIFFLMTIIYNVKNKRKFKYPEIIMLLTNTSLYFGLGLAIIHGYKEGLLSGLFTAMVAVFNFGFVYTLYKRKDIDKNLLFLLIGLVLTFVSLIAPIQLEGNYITLFWAVEAVLLLWLSQKSGIRLMIAASALITVLMLISLVMDWQHNYYPLEEYIDLSLFLNKAFVASFVAMLSLLGASLLLKQDAVVEVRGVQIIWRALYLRVLLAIVFYFGFLFELNYQFVRFDYQDTHRLILLGIYNFTYVLLILAVYRRQPSELLRKSGFVLSILAVFSYMTFYLQTITDARSFYALDSEASTGFYWHYIMLILFVLILTYLFRDIRQQYTFKSKEGTIFLWVLAFIGVYVCTTEVTHLSVMRQYGTDLDDYGAYDLAIRSVFPVVWTLSALVLMVAGMRLRLKPLRLASLVLFLVTIVKLFFYDLAGNSTGKIISFILLGVILLLTSFLYQKLKFIIQDDEKKE, from the coding sequence ATGGAAGGATTTATTGTACTCCTGTTGATTGTGCTGCTGATTTTGCTAGTAAAGCTCATGGGACGAATAGATAAGGTAGATGCCAAAGTTCAAAGCGTCTATGATGAGCTGAAAGGTAGAAGTAATGCAGTGTCTGGTCGGCCAGTAGCTCAACCGTTGGAGGAATCTCCTAAGCCAGTTGAAAAACCTTCTGTGGCTCCAGAAGAGCCTGTCGTAGATAAAACGCCTGATGTTATCAGACAAGTGATTGCGCAATCACAAGCGCCCCAAGTTACCCCTGCGGCATTAGTGAAAAAGAAAAAAATAAAGGCACCACCCAAGCCTAGCTTTATGGAACGCAATCCAGATCTGGAGAAGTTTATTGGTGAAAACCTCATGAGTAAGATAGGGATTGTCATTTTCGTGATAGGTATGGGATTCTTAGTGAAACTCGGTATCGACAATGAGGTGATCACTGAAAGTATGCGTGTGGCGATTGGTGTGCTGATCGGAGGAGGTATGATTGGGTTGGCGCATTATATGCGAACTACTTTTTCCAAATTCAGTTCGATCCTGATAGGTGGAGCATTGGCTGTCTTGTATTTTACGATTGCACTAGCTTTTCATGAGTACGCGTTGCTTCCGCAGACGGCAGCGTTCATTATTATGGTGGTGATTACGGCATTTGGAGTGTTGTTATCCATTGCCTATGATAGGAAAGAACTGGCTGTATTGGCGATCATAGGTGGATTTGGTACGCCGTTTTTTGTGAGTACGGGATCGGGTAACTATTTGATGCTACTCACTTATATATTGATTCTTGACATTGGCATGCTCACCTTAGTCTATTTCAAAAAATGGAATGTGATCAATTATTTGGCCTATGGTTTCACCTATGTGCTTTTTATTGGAGTATATATTAGTGAATTTATCAATGATGAAGTGGGTGCTCGTTGGCCGTTGTTTTTCTTTTTGACAGGGTTTTATTTGATTTTCTTTTTGATGACCATCATTTACAATGTCAAAAACAAAAGAAAATTTAAGTATCCAGAAATTATCATGTTGCTTACCAATACCAGTTTGTATTTTGGATTGGGGTTAGCCATTATACATGGATATAAAGAAGGGTTGCTGAGTGGTCTGTTTACCGCTATGGTGGCAGTTTTCAATTTTGGGTTTGTTTATACTTTATACAAACGAAAGGACATTGATAAAAACCTGTTGTTTTTGCTTATCGGTTTAGTATTAACCTTTGTCAGTTTGATTGCACCTATTCAGCTAGAGGGCAATTACATTACACTATTCTGGGCCGTAGAAGCTGTGTTACTGCTCTGGCTATCGCAAAAATCAGGTATCCGCCTGATGATCGCAGCGTCGGCGTTGATCACTGTGCTCATGTTGATCAGTTTGGTTATGGACTGGCAGCATAACTACTATCCACTCGAAGAGTACATCGATTTGTCGTTATTTTTAAACAAAGCTTTTGTGGCTTCTTTTGTGGCTATGCTGTCGCTATTAGGTGCTTCACTGCTGCTCAAACAAGATGCTGTAGTAGAGGTAAGAGGCGTGCAAATAATATGGCGTGCATTGTATTTGCGTGTGTTGTTGGCTATAGTGTTCTATTTTGGATTTTTGTTTGAATTGAATTACCAGTTTGTACGATTCGACTATCAGGATACACACCGATTGATTTTATTGGGTATTTATAACTTTACCTATGTGCTGCTTATACTGGCTGTGTATCGCCGCCAGCCGAGCGAACTGTTGCGCAAATCTGGCTTTGTACTGTCGATACTTGCGGTCTTCTCATATATGACCTTCTATCTACAAACCATCACTGATGCCAGAAGTTTTTATGCACTGGATAGCGAAGCAAGTACAGGGTTCTATTGGCATTATATTATGCTGATCTTGTTTGTGCTTATTCTTACCTATTTGTTTAGAGATATTCGCCAACAGTACACATTCAAGTCTAAAGAGGGAACGATTTTTCTTTGGGTACTGGCTTTTATTGGTGTGTATGTATGCACCACAGAGGTTACTCATTTGTCGGTCATGAGGCAATACGGGACTGATCTCGATGATTATGGTGCTTATGATTTAGCCATTCGTTCGGTATTTCCAGTAGTGTGGACATTGAGTGCTTTGGTGCTGATGGTGGCAGGGATGAGGTTGCGATTGAAACCACTACGTTTGGCTTCATTGGTTTTGTTTTTGGTCACTATTGTGAAATTGTTTTTCTACGACTTGGCTGGAAACTCTACAGGAAAAATCATCTCTTTCATATTGTTGGGGGTGATTTTGCTATTGACTTCCTTCCTTTATCAAAAATTAAAATTCATAATTCAAGATGATGAAAAGAAAGAATAG
- the rlmF gene encoding 23S rRNA (adenine(1618)-N(6))-methyltransferase RlmF translates to MGGKPKKVKSTPKIHPRNKHTGRYDLKALVASEPSLAIHIRPNLHGDDSIDFANPESVKVLNKALLKNQYNIVDWDIPEGYLCPPIPGRADYIHHMADWLCSHNYGKIPKGDKITCLDIGVGASCIYPIIGQHEYGWKFIASDIDENSIASSQRIVDQNRALKKKVEFRLQKEPKDIIYGIITKEEQVDVSICNPPFHASAEEAKKGSLRKVNNLSKTKTATPKLNFGGQNNELWCDGGEKKFIREMVRQSSKFPTSCFWYSSLVSKQSNLNSIYEALEKANAEIVHTIPMGQGNKSSRIVTWTFLTKAQQKTWKDQKWNGRKV, encoded by the coding sequence ATGGGAGGCAAACCAAAAAAAGTAAAATCCACCCCAAAAATTCATCCGCGCAACAAACACACTGGACGGTACGATCTTAAAGCACTTGTGGCTAGCGAACCTTCACTAGCGATACACATACGCCCCAACTTGCATGGTGATGATTCTATCGACTTTGCAAATCCTGAAAGTGTAAAAGTGCTCAACAAAGCCTTACTCAAAAACCAATATAACATAGTAGACTGGGACATACCCGAGGGCTACCTCTGCCCTCCTATACCAGGACGAGCCGACTATATCCACCACATGGCAGACTGGCTATGTAGCCACAACTATGGTAAAATCCCAAAAGGAGACAAAATCACTTGTCTGGACATAGGCGTAGGTGCCAGCTGTATCTATCCCATCATCGGACAACATGAATACGGGTGGAAATTTATCGCATCGGATATAGACGAAAACTCCATCGCCTCCTCTCAACGCATTGTAGATCAAAATCGGGCCTTGAAAAAAAAGGTGGAATTTAGACTACAAAAAGAGCCAAAAGACATCATATACGGTATTATCACCAAAGAAGAGCAGGTAGATGTATCGATCTGCAACCCTCCTTTCCATGCCTCTGCCGAGGAAGCAAAAAAAGGATCGCTTCGCAAAGTGAATAACCTTAGCAAAACCAAAACGGCTACGCCAAAACTCAATTTTGGAGGACAAAATAACGAATTGTGGTGCGACGGTGGAGAGAAAAAATTCATCCGTGAAATGGTACGCCAAAGCAGCAAATTTCCTACCTCCTGCTTTTGGTATTCGTCTCTAGTATCCAAGCAATCGAACCTAAACAGCATCTACGAAGCACTAGAAAAAGCCAATGCTGAAATCGTACACACTATCCCTATGGGACAAGGCAACAAATCCAGCAGAATAGTCACTTGGACGTTCTTAACCAAGGCACAACAAAAAACATGGAAGGATCAAAAATGGAATGGCAGAAAAGTCTAA
- a CDS encoding sterol desaturase family protein, whose translation MENKAKNSGSGRVFKNPVLEKLTRTHISMPLIAFSIVSSYLIYKGTVEYGLNAITLVLLFLAGTLTFTFVEYLMHRFLFHMPETTPARKKVVYTMHGVHHDHPKDKDRLAMPVPLSLTISFLFFWMFRFVMGDLVWGFLPGFLMGYAGYLWIHFMIHAFQPPKNFFKFFWVHHGIHHYKQPQRAFGVTTPIWDLVFRTMPNK comes from the coding sequence ATGGAAAACAAAGCTAAAAATTCTGGGTCTGGAAGGGTGTTTAAAAACCCCGTGTTGGAAAAACTAACCAGAACTCATATTTCAATGCCGCTGATTGCATTTTCTATTGTGTCTTCGTACTTGATATACAAAGGAACAGTAGAGTATGGACTGAATGCTATTACGCTAGTTTTGCTGTTTTTGGCTGGCACCTTGACCTTCACATTTGTGGAGTACTTGATGCACCGATTTTTGTTTCACATGCCAGAGACTACACCCGCTAGAAAGAAGGTGGTTTACACCATGCATGGTGTGCATCACGATCACCCTAAGGACAAGGACAGATTGGCTATGCCAGTGCCTTTGAGTTTGACTATCTCATTCCTGTTTTTCTGGATGTTCAGATTTGTAATGGGAGATTTAGTTTGGGGTTTTCTGCCAGGATTTTTGATGGGGTATGCAGGTTACTTGTGGATTCATTTTATGATTCACGCATTCCAACCACCAAAAAACTTTTTCAAGTTTTTTTGGGTACACCATGGCATTCATCATTATAAGCAGCCACAGCGAGCTTTCGGTGTTACTACCCCGATTTGGGATTTGGTATTCCGTACCATGCCGAATAAGTAA
- a CDS encoding EF-hand domain-containing protein, with amino-acid sequence MKVLILKCSALALGMFFISQVQAQPQRPNKEELFAKLDTNSDGFIDASEFKTAADQKQAKMNKKLDSKKSFDKIDENKNGTIEYGEYEKMMLARQENMKPKSPEEVFGTMDTDQDGKLNLEEFKTPKKNGKRK; translated from the coding sequence ATGAAAGTATTAATTCTAAAATGTAGCGCCCTCGCATTGGGTATGTTTTTTATCTCTCAAGTGCAGGCACAACCTCAGCGCCCAAACAAAGAAGAGCTCTTTGCCAAGCTAGACACCAACTCTGACGGGTTCATTGACGCATCAGAATTCAAAACCGCAGCAGATCAAAAGCAAGCAAAAATGAACAAGAAATTGGATTCAAAGAAGTCATTCGACAAGATAGACGAAAACAAAAATGGCACAATCGAATATGGAGAATATGAAAAAATGATGCTCGCTCGACAGGAAAACATGAAACCTAAATCGCCAGAAGAAGTCTTTGGCACCATGGACACTGATCAAGACGGAAAATTGAATCTGGAAGAGTTCAAAACACCCAAAAAGAACGGAAAAAGAAAATAA
- a CDS encoding ABC transporter ATP-binding protein, which translates to MSEIIKTTKIARKYVMGSETIHALKSISITINKGEYVAFMGPSGSGKSTLMNIIGCLDTPSAGSYILNHQDVSDLDENELAEIRNKEIGFVFQTFNLLPRSTAMENVALPLVYAGMSKSDREERALEVLKGVGLAERATHRPNELSGGQRQRVAIARALVNNPSIILADEPTGNLDTKTSYDIMELFEQLHGQGNTIIMVTHEEDIAQYAHRVIRLRDGLIESDEVNHEVRKVEKPVVPS; encoded by the coding sequence ATGTCTGAAATAATAAAAACCACAAAAATAGCTAGAAAATATGTGATGGGCTCTGAGACTATTCACGCGCTCAAATCTATCAGTATCACCATCAATAAAGGTGAGTATGTGGCTTTTATGGGGCCTTCTGGTTCAGGGAAGTCTACACTGATGAATATCATTGGCTGTTTGGATACTCCGAGTGCGGGTAGTTATATTTTGAATCATCAGGATGTGTCAGATTTGGATGAAAACGAATTGGCCGAAATTCGAAATAAGGAGATTGGCTTTGTTTTTCAAACATTCAACTTACTGCCACGCTCTACTGCTATGGAAAATGTAGCCCTGCCGCTGGTGTATGCGGGTATGAGCAAGTCTGATCGAGAAGAGCGAGCATTGGAAGTGCTAAAGGGAGTAGGGCTAGCAGAGAGAGCCACTCACCGACCAAACGAATTGTCGGGTGGACAGCGTCAGCGTGTGGCTATAGCTCGTGCCCTGGTCAATAATCCAAGTATTATTCTTGCCGATGAGCCTACAGGTAACTTGGATACCAAGACTTCCTACGATATCATGGAGCTATTTGAGCAGTTGCACGGTCAGGGCAATACCATCATCATGGTAACCCATGAAGAGGATATAGCTCAGTATGCCCATCGGGTCATTCGTCTAAGAGATGGCTTGATAGAGAGCGACGAGGTGAATCATGAAGTTCGAAAAGTAGAGAAGCCTGTAGTTCCTTCTTGA
- a CDS encoding P-loop NTPase family protein — MINAYADLSADGKLAITTLGQLKSAGYESQSIKDELRTNLITSIAEGVDVFEGIWGYEDTVIPDIERAILSRHNINLLGLRGQAKTRIARMMVNLLDEWVPYVSGSDLNDDPLQPLSQFAVDLIAEKGEDTPISWMHRQDRFTEKLATPDVSIADLIGDVDPIKAATLKLPYSDERVIHYGLVPRSHRGIFVINELPDLQPRIQVALFNILQEGDIQIRGFKLRLPLDIQFVFTANPEDYTNRGSIVTPLKDRLGSQIITHYPKTIEMGLKITQQEAALAKNTTGSIVINELAKLLIEQIAIEARKSEYVDVKSGVSARLTISCYENLVSAVERRMLKNKEKEGHVRIADFIGIVPSITGKIELVYEGEQEGAGIVAQNLIGKAIRSLFVDYFTDPDQVRKNREMRDPYKPIADWFGNSNMIDVLHDYSNKAYKKELGKVPGLSDLVNEQIKENKNEDFKWFMMEFVLFGLVEYSYLSKHPLENGMRIDDLLGSMISGFTNPESDLEDEL, encoded by the coding sequence ATGATAAATGCATACGCAGACCTAAGTGCTGATGGTAAATTGGCTATTACTACACTAGGTCAACTCAAATCTGCTGGTTACGAATCACAATCTATCAAAGACGAACTGAGAACCAATCTAATCACTTCTATCGCAGAAGGAGTGGATGTGTTTGAAGGCATTTGGGGTTATGAAGATACCGTAATTCCAGATATAGAAAGAGCGATTCTGTCTCGACACAACATTAACCTGCTGGGGCTTCGAGGGCAAGCCAAGACCAGAATAGCAAGGATGATGGTTAATCTGCTTGATGAGTGGGTGCCATACGTGTCTGGTAGTGATCTCAATGATGACCCATTGCAGCCACTTTCCCAATTTGCAGTGGATTTGATTGCAGAGAAAGGCGAAGATACACCCATCAGTTGGATGCATCGACAGGATCGGTTTACTGAAAAATTAGCTACGCCAGACGTATCTATTGCCGATTTGATTGGTGATGTGGATCCGATCAAGGCAGCCACACTTAAATTACCTTATTCGGATGAAAGAGTGATTCACTATGGGTTGGTGCCTCGATCACACCGGGGTATATTTGTGATCAATGAATTGCCAGATTTACAACCGAGAATTCAGGTGGCTTTGTTCAATATCCTTCAAGAGGGAGATATTCAAATTCGAGGGTTCAAGCTGAGGCTACCGCTGGATATACAGTTTGTGTTCACCGCCAATCCAGAGGACTATACCAATCGGGGGAGTATCGTGACGCCGCTCAAAGATAGACTGGGAAGCCAGATTATTACCCATTACCCTAAGACGATTGAGATGGGCTTGAAGATCACACAGCAGGAAGCCGCACTTGCTAAAAATACTACAGGGTCTATTGTAATAAATGAATTGGCTAAGTTACTCATAGAGCAAATTGCTATAGAGGCAAGGAAGAGTGAGTACGTGGATGTGAAGAGTGGCGTATCTGCTAGGCTGACCATCTCTTGCTATGAAAATCTGGTGAGTGCCGTAGAACGACGGATGCTGAAAAACAAGGAGAAGGAAGGGCACGTTCGGATTGCAGACTTTATAGGTATCGTACCGTCGATTACTGGCAAGATAGAATTGGTCTATGAAGGAGAACAAGAAGGGGCGGGTATCGTAGCGCAAAACTTGATAGGAAAGGCGATTAGATCTTTGTTTGTGGATTATTTCACTGATCCAGATCAGGTGCGTAAGAATCGTGAGATGCGTGATCCATATAAGCCAATTGCTGATTGGTTTGGCAACAGCAATATGATAGACGTGCTGCACGATTATTCTAATAAAGCATATAAGAAAGAACTCGGCAAAGTGCCTGGGTTGTCCGATTTGGTAAACGAACAAATTAAAGAAAATAAAAACGAGGATTTCAAATGGTTTATGATGGAGTTTGTCTTGTTCGGGTTGGTAGAGTATAGCTACTTGAGCAAACACCCATTAGAAAACGGTATGAGAATCGACGATTTGCTTGGTAGTATGATTTCTGGATTCACGAATCCAGAGTCTGATTTAGAAGATGAGCTGTAG
- a CDS encoding SpoIIAA family protein yields MVEQLETFDTAVLALEVIEGFTETDEKLCQKFFQQKLDQGFDQGFDQVNVLVKLDELKVSKSETKAFWEDSLLALRNYKKLGHLAIVAHANILKTLVPIDNLFFERASQGRHERYFDKSQLNEAFDFVNRKD; encoded by the coding sequence ATGGTGGAACAACTCGAAACATTCGACACAGCAGTATTAGCCCTAGAAGTGATTGAAGGATTCACAGAAACTGACGAAAAACTATGTCAGAAATTCTTTCAGCAAAAGTTAGATCAAGGTTTTGATCAAGGTTTTGATCAAGTAAACGTGTTGGTTAAACTGGATGAGCTCAAAGTCAGCAAAAGTGAGACGAAGGCTTTCTGGGAAGATTCACTTTTGGCTTTGCGCAATTACAAAAAGCTTGGGCATCTGGCCATTGTAGCACACGCCAATATACTCAAAACCTTAGTTCCGATCGACAACCTATTCTTTGAGAGGGCCAGCCAAGGAAGGCATGAGCGATACTTCGACAAATCTCAGCTCAATGAAGCCTTCGATTTTGTAAACCGCAAAGATTAA
- a CDS encoding DEAD/DEAH box helicase, producing the protein MDKFSSSNIQSDIKKALAEKAIEIPSEIQAKTIPVLLTHEGDFIGRSATGTGKTYAYGAPLLSRIDADSGKVQAVVLVPTRELCEQVGKELTFLSKYMPNLKTESIYGGVSLKTQIHDLSNGTHVIVATPGRLMDLVQRNVVHLETLKYVVFDEADEMLFKGFQTDIDKILATANRSYATWLFSATMPDKVNEIINKYLHKDLIKVMIGKAETPNKGIQHQLIELAAEQKLDALLQYLKKYSNEKCIIFCRTKSGVQKLYKQLSANKFSCGAIHGDLPQGLRNKVMDQFRAGSISTLIATDVASRGVDIDNVSVVFQYHMPDTKESYTHRSGRTSRAGKTGISLTFIFPEEREKWDAIKKDLDLTFKTLPVPSQKDQLVGKAMVWAGKIAKSKPVGDKLDAATRQEFKDQLKHLSKDELLEKLLATYLREQQG; encoded by the coding sequence ATGGACAAGTTCTCATCGAGTAATATTCAATCAGACATCAAAAAGGCATTGGCCGAAAAGGCTATCGAAATTCCTAGTGAAATTCAAGCCAAAACTATCCCCGTTCTCCTCACCCATGAGGGGGATTTCATTGGCAGATCAGCTACTGGCACAGGCAAAACCTACGCCTATGGCGCTCCACTACTGTCTCGTATAGACGCGGACTCTGGCAAAGTACAGGCTGTGGTACTAGTACCCACTCGCGAACTCTGCGAGCAGGTCGGCAAAGAATTGACGTTCTTGTCTAAATACATGCCCAACCTCAAAACCGAATCGATCTATGGTGGGGTGTCACTCAAAACCCAAATCCACGACCTCAGCAACGGCACCCATGTGATTGTGGCCACACCAGGTAGATTGATGGATCTTGTCCAACGCAATGTGGTTCATCTCGAAACCCTCAAGTATGTGGTATTCGATGAGGCCGACGAAATGCTTTTCAAAGGATTTCAGACAGATATTGACAAAATTTTGGCTACAGCCAATCGCTCATATGCTACTTGGCTGTTTTCTGCCACCATGCCAGACAAAGTCAATGAGATTATCAACAAATACCTACACAAAGATTTGATAAAAGTAATGATAGGCAAAGCCGAAACGCCCAATAAAGGCATTCAGCACCAGCTGATCGAACTGGCCGCTGAGCAAAAATTGGATGCACTACTACAGTATCTCAAAAAATACAGCAACGAAAAATGTATCATCTTCTGTAGAACTAAGTCGGGAGTACAGAAGCTTTACAAGCAACTCTCCGCCAATAAATTTAGCTGTGGTGCCATCCACGGCGATTTGCCGCAAGGCCTGCGCAACAAGGTCATGGACCAGTTTAGAGCGGGCAGTATCAGTACGCTCATCGCTACAGACGTGGCTTCTCGTGGTGTAGACATAGACAATGTCAGCGTAGTGTTTCAGTACCACATGCCCGACACAAAGGAGTCATATACGCACCGAAGCGGCCGCACATCTCGTGCAGGAAAAACTGGAATCAGTCTTACTTTTATTTTTCCTGAAGAAAGAGAAAAATGGGACGCAATCAAAAAAGATCTCGACCTGACATTCAAAACCTTGCCTGTGCCTAGCCAAAAAGATCAACTGGTAGGCAAAGCCATGGTGTGGGCTGGGAAAATTGCCAAATCTAAACCCGTAGGCGACAAGCTAGACGCAGCTACACGACAGGAGTTTAAAGACCAACTGAAACATTTGTCGAAAGACGAACTACTAGAAAAACTACTGGCTACATATCTAAGAGAGCAACAGGGATAA
- the bshA gene encoding N-acetyl-alpha-D-glucosaminyl L-malate synthase BshA, with translation MNIGVVCYPTYGGSGVVATELGKAMAAEGHKVHFITYSQPTRLDFFNENLFYHEVDIKPYPLFQYPPYEIALASKMVDVAKREKLDLFHVHYAVPHASAAYMAREILKVEDLHVPFITTLHGTDITIVGKDASLEPVVTFSINQSDGITAVSSDLRKDTYDQFKVTKEIQVIPNFIDLDRFKKQKKDHFKKAICPNDEKLIVHTSNFRKVKRVQDVVKVFNEIRKTVPAKLLLVGDGPERSAIEKLAEQSCSMEDVRFLGKLEAVEEVLSVSDLFLMTSEKESFGLAALEAMACEVPLISTNAGGLPELNVDGVTGYLCDVGDIENMANKALEILDKDNLPKFKEAALKRAQEFELSNILPMYENLYKQVITEFKEKMVVK, from the coding sequence ATGAATATTGGAGTTGTATGTTATCCTACCTACGGGGGATCAGGCGTAGTGGCCACAGAATTAGGAAAGGCCATGGCTGCCGAAGGGCACAAGGTACATTTCATTACCTACTCACAGCCGACCAGATTAGATTTTTTTAATGAAAATTTATTTTATCACGAAGTAGATATCAAGCCTTACCCACTTTTTCAATACCCACCATATGAGATTGCTTTGGCGAGCAAGATGGTGGATGTGGCGAAGCGAGAAAAATTGGATTTGTTTCATGTGCACTATGCGGTGCCACATGCATCGGCGGCCTATATGGCACGTGAGATTTTGAAAGTGGAAGACTTGCATGTACCTTTTATTACCACCCTTCACGGTACAGATATTACCATTGTAGGCAAAGACGCATCATTGGAGCCAGTAGTAACCTTTTCTATCAATCAATCCGATGGTATCACGGCGGTGTCTAGTGATTTGAGAAAAGATACATACGACCAGTTCAAGGTCACCAAAGAAATACAGGTGATCCCCAATTTTATTGATTTGGATCGATTTAAAAAACAAAAGAAAGATCATTTTAAGAAAGCCATTTGTCCTAACGACGAAAAGTTGATTGTACACACGTCTAACTTTCGAAAAGTAAAGCGTGTACAGGATGTGGTAAAGGTTTTTAACGAAATCAGAAAAACCGTACCCGCCAAGTTACTTTTAGTAGGAGACGGTCCAGAGCGCTCTGCTATTGAAAAATTGGCAGAACAATCGTGTAGCATGGAAGATGTTCGGTTTTTGGGCAAGTTGGAAGCAGTAGAAGAGGTGCTGAGTGTATCGGACTTGTTTTTGATGACTTCCGAAAAAGAAAGTTTTGGCCTAGCTGCACTCGAAGCCATGGCGTGTGAAGTGCCGCTGATTTCGACTAATGCAGGAGGGTTGCCAGAGCTAAATGTCGATGGAGTGACAGGCTATTTGTGTGACGTAGGAGATATTGAGAATATGGCTAACAAAGCACTTGAGATACTAGATAAGGACAACTTACCTAAATTTAAGGAGGCCGCACTGAAGAGAGCTCAGGAGTTTGAGCTGTCCAATATTCTACCGATGTACGAAAATCTATACAAGCAGGTAATTACGGAATTTAAAGAGAAAATGGTCGTTAAATAG
- a CDS encoding vWA domain-containing protein: MIGYRFTEYIPEKKDTSDIFDNLWNIYRELLLITSGDPNEALSWLTNLDKQYNITSENYGIGDFIEELKEKGYLDENHRNGKLKITAKTENDFRKNALEEIFGKLRKSGKGDHNTFHSGRGEEKGVDIRNFQFGDSPDNISITDSLRNAQINHGFGEFMLTEDDLEVVDKEYKTQTSTVLMIDISHSMILYGEDRITPAKKVAMALSELILSKYKKDTLDVIVFGNDAWQISIKDLPYLSVGPYHTNTVAGLELAMDILRKRKNQNKQIFMITDGKPTCMKVGVKYYKNSFGLDPKILKKTMNLGAACRRLNIPITTFMIATDPYLKQFVKEFTAANNGNAYYSDLQGLGNLVFEDFKKNRRKNL, translated from the coding sequence ATGATAGGTTATAGATTTACAGAATATATCCCTGAGAAAAAGGATACAAGTGATATTTTTGACAATTTGTGGAATATCTACCGCGAGTTGCTCCTGATCACTTCGGGTGATCCTAACGAGGCCTTGAGCTGGCTTACCAATCTCGATAAGCAGTACAATATAACAAGTGAAAATTACGGAATAGGTGATTTTATAGAAGAACTGAAGGAAAAAGGATATCTAGATGAAAATCATAGAAATGGTAAGTTGAAGATTACAGCGAAGACCGAAAATGATTTTCGAAAAAATGCGCTAGAAGAAATTTTTGGTAAACTAAGGAAGTCAGGTAAAGGCGATCATAATACCTTCCATTCGGGTAGAGGAGAAGAGAAAGGAGTAGATATACGCAATTTTCAGTTTGGCGACTCTCCAGATAATATATCAATCACAGATAGTTTGAGGAATGCACAGATTAATCATGGTTTTGGAGAGTTTATGCTCACCGAGGACGACCTCGAAGTGGTGGACAAAGAGTACAAAACCCAAACGTCTACCGTACTGATGATCGATATCAGCCATTCAATGATTCTCTATGGTGAGGATCGGATCACTCCAGCCAAAAAAGTAGCTATGGCTTTGTCGGAACTGATCCTGAGTAAATACAAGAAAGATACACTCGATGTGATCGTATTTGGTAATGATGCCTGGCAGATCAGCATCAAAGACTTGCCTTATTTGAGTGTGGGGCCTTATCATACCAATACCGTGGCAGGGCTGGAACTTGCGATGGATATTTTGCGCAAGCGAAAAAACCAAAATAAGCAGATCTTTATGATTACGGATGGAAAGCCTACTTGTATGAAAGTAGGCGTGAAGTATTATAAAAATAGTTTTGGGTTAGACCCTAAAATATTAAAGAAAACCATGAATCTGGGGGCGGCTTGCCGTAGATTGAATATACCAATTACCACCTTTATGATTGCAACAGACCCGTATCTGAAGCAGTTTGTGAAGGAATTTACAGCGGCCAATAATGGTAATGCTTACTATAGTGATCTGCAGGGGTTGGGAAACTTGGTGTTTGAAGATTTTAAGAAAAATAGAAGAAAGAATTTATAA